The following are from one region of the Osmerus mordax isolate fOsmMor3 chromosome 1, fOsmMor3.pri, whole genome shotgun sequence genome:
- the tgm2b gene encoding protein-glutamine gamma-glutamyltransferase 2: MTQALDIARWDLECEFNNTDHRTNLNGFDRLIVRRGQTFTINLYLRSGVYQPGASSLSLLVETGPQPHDQYGTRASFDLSETIDTSRWSAAVSSPPGDTVALSICSPADAPIGRYILTLGGSGRIEFILLFNPWCSEDVVHMESEEQLNEYVLSQDGIIFRGSFKYPIPTPWNFGQFESGILDACLRILDMNPKYVRNPGKDSSGRRNPIYVSRVLSAMVNCNDDKGVLLGRWTDDYDGGVSPMSWKGSVEILRNWDTSACQPVRYGQCWVFAAVACSVFRALGIPCRVITNYLSAHDTNSNLVIERYVDEDGQPIQKSRDMIWNYHCWVESWMTRPDLKPGFDGWQASDPTPQEKSEGVYCCGPVPLKAIKEGELTFKYDGPFVFAEVNADILTFMKKKDGSIEKIIGSSQVGQKISTKSVGSDRREDITHLYKYPEGSEEEREAFKKADHQNKLLTQQGQYEGLHVTIKVTESMLKGCDFDVIALVTNNSSVDKECRLVFGSRAVSYNGILGETCGYKNLINVKLSPGGERRVPLRLNYSKYKDALTQDNLIRLAALLVDYSTREAVMAVRNIVLDNPEIKVRILGEPKENRKLAAEITLQNPLPEALESCCFSIEGANLTGGRSLTERLDSAVGPGQDAKVKIYFTPTHSGLRKLVVDFDSNRLCHVKGYRNVIIGK, from the exons ATGACTCAAG CTTTGGACATTGCCCGTTGGGACTTGGAATGCGAGTTCAACAACACGGACCACCGCACCAACCTCAATGGCTTTGATCGTCTCATCGTGAGGAGGGGACAGACGTTCACCATCAACCTCTACCTGCGCTCTGGGGTCTACCAGCCCGGTGCCAGCAGTCTCAGCCTCCTTGTTGAGACAG GCCCCCAACCCCATGATCAGTATGGCACACGGGCCTCCTTCGATCTGTCTGAGACCATCGACACCTCACGCTGGAGCGCAGCCGTCAGCAGTCCCCCTGGGGATACGGTGGCTCTTTCCATCTGTTCCCCCGCGGATGCGCCCATTGGGCGCTACATCTTGACCCTGGGAGGATCTGGGCGCATCGAGTTCATCTTGCTCTTTAATCCCTGGTGCTCAG AGGATGTGGTTCACATGGAGAGTGAGGAACAACTGAACGAGTATGTCTTATCTCAGGATGGAATCATCTTTAGAGGCAGTTTCAAATATCCTATTCCTACACCTTGGAACTTTGGCCAG TTTGAGTCAGGGATTCTGGACGCCTGTCTCAGAATTCTGGATATGAACCCTAAATACGTCCGTAATCCAGGCAAAGACAGCTCGGGCAGGAGAAACCCCATCTACGTCTCTAGAGTGCTGAGTGCCATG GTGAACTGCAATGACGACAAAGGGGTCCTCCTGGGGAGATGGACTGATGACTATGATGGAGGGGTGAGCCCCATGTCCTGGAAGGGCAGTGTGGAAATCCTCAGGAACTGGGACACCAGCGCCTGCCAGCCTGTACGTTACGGCCAGTGTTGGGTTTTTGCGGCTGTGGCTTGCTCAG TTTTCAGAGCCCTAGGTATCCCCTGCCGAGTAATCACCAACTATTTGTCAGCTCATGACACCAACAGCAACCTTGTGATTGAGCGATATGTGGATGAAGATGGACAGCCTATCCAGAAGTCCAGAGACATGATTTG GAACTACCACTGCTGGGTTGAGAGCtggatgaccagaccagacctcaaGCCAGGCTTCGATGGCTGGCAGGCAAGTGACCCTACTCCTCAAGAAAAAAGTGAAG GGGTTTACTGTTGTGGCCCGGTCCCGCTAAAAGCAATAAAGGAAGGCGAGCTCACCTTCAAATACGATGGCCCCTTTGTGTTCGCGGAGGTCAATGCTGACATTCTCACCTTCATGAAGAAAAAAGACGGCAGCATAGAGAAGATCATTGGCTCCTCTCAGGTCGGTCAGAAGATCAGCACAAAGAGCGTGGGGAGCGACAGGAGGGAGGACATCACACATCTGTACAAATATCCTGAAG gatctgaggaggagagggaagcctTCAAGAAAGCCGACCATCAGAACAAACTTCTGACGCAGCAAGGACAGTATGAAGGCCTGCACGTCACCATCAAGGTCACCGAGAGCATGTTAAAGGGTTGCGACTTTGACGTGATCGCTTTGGTTACCAACAACTCGTCTGTCGATAAGGAGTGCCGTCTTGTGTTTGGCTCCAGAGCTGTATCCTACAATGGAATTCTGGGCGAAACCTGCGGATACAAAAACTTAATTAATGTCAAGCTGTCACCAGGAGGAg AGAGGAGAGTTCCTCTGCGGCTGAACTACTCCAAGTACAAAGATGCACTCACTCAGGACAACCTAATTCGTCTGGCAGCCCTTCTCGTAGACTACAGCACCAGAGAAGCAGTGATGGCAGTGAGGAACATTGTTCTGGATAACCCTGAGATCAAAGTCCGA ATTCTTGGAGAACCCAAAGAGAACCGGAAGTTGGCAGCCGAGATCACCCTGCAGAACCCTCTGCCAGAAGCACTGGAGAGCTGCTGCTTCAGCATCGAGGGAGCCAACCTGACAGGAGGACGTTCTCTGACTGAGAG